The Branchiostoma floridae strain S238N-H82 chromosome 7, Bfl_VNyyK, whole genome shotgun sequence region NNNNNNNNNNNNNNNNNNNNNNNNNNNNNNNNNNNNNNNNNNNNNNNNNNNNNNNNNNNNNNNNNNNNNNNNNNNNNNNNNNNNNNNNNNNNNNNNNNNNNNNNNNNNNNNNNNNNNNNNNNNNNNNNNNNNNNNNNNNNNNNNNNNNNNNNNNNNNNNNNNNNNNNNNNNNNNNNNNNNNNNNNNNNNNNNNNNNNNNNNNNNNNNNNNNNNNNNNNNNNNNNNNNNNNNNNNNNNNNNNNNNNNNNNNNNNNNNNNNNNNNNNNNNNNNNNNNNNNNNNNNNNNNNNNNNNNNNNNNNNNNNNNNNNNNNNNNNNNNNNNNNNNNNNNNNNNNNNNNNNNNNNNNNNNNNNNNNNNNNNNNNNNNNNNNNNNNNNNNNNNNNNNNNNNNNNNNNNNNNNNNNNNNNNNNNNNNNNNNNNNNNNNNNNNNNNNNNNNNNNNNNNNNNNNNNNNNNNNNNNNNNNNNNNNNNNNNNNNNNNNNNNNNNNNNNNNNNNNNNNNNNNNNNNNNNNNNNNNNNNNNNNNNNNNNNNNNNNNNNNNNNNNNNNNNNNNNNNNNNNNNNNNNNNNNNNNNNNNNNNNNNNNNNNNNNNNNNNNNNNNNNNNNNNNNNNNNNNNNNNNNNNNNNNNNNNNNNNNNNNNNNNNNNNNNNNNNNNNNNNNNNNNNNNNNNNNNNNNNNNNNNNNNNNNNNNNNNNNNNNNNNNNNNNNNNNNNNNNNNNNNNNNNNNNNNNNNNNNNNNNNNNNNNNNNNNNNNNNNNNNNNNNNNNNNNNNNNNNNNNNNNNNNNNNNNNNNNNNNNNNNNNNNNNNNNNNNNNNNNNNNNNNNNNNNNNNNNNNNNNNNNNNNNNNNNNNNNNNNNNNNNNNNNNNNNNNNNNNNNNNNNNNNNNNNNNNNNNNNNNNNNNNNNNNNNNNNNNNNNNNNCACCATACGAGGTTTGTGGTTGGTTAGAACAtctaatgtaaatgcatttaagttcgcagggatttaatttcgcggaagcgaGAAAAGGGACTGTTCTCTgtcgttttaagttcgcagtagcaccatgcactgtagtctcttactgccatggtaATAttagttcgcggtgaagtggccaccgagaaaactgcgaacatgaaaccaccgcgaaaatttctgcatttttttttacagtatacAGAACACAGAAGGGCGATTCTAGTGTtatgccagttcacctttatccacgggttcaCCTATATCTGTGCCTTGAATTGACATTCCTAGTGTTGTGAATATTATTGTCCTGGCTAAAAATTATAACTTTTTCCCTGCTGGTTGGTAAAACAACATATACATACTGGGTTCGTAGCTACATAACCAACTGGAAGGAAAACTGATACAGTTTAAATGTGACCAAAACCATCGGTACTTTTTAATCATCTTGTTGCATAGAAAACCATAGCAGCAACGCAAAGTTGTAATAACGTTCATTTGGAGCCACAGTCATACACATGAATCACCATAGAAACAGTCACTTATCAATATTCACGTTGGTCCACTGATTCGTACATATCGATATTTGTTCACTGATATTCATCAATATCTGTCCGAGACAAGCCAAGGTGTAATCCAGTAACATTGCTGATCTAACACTCAAGACAAGCCAAGGTGTTATCCAGTAACATTGCTGATCTAACACTCACTATCATGAACATAGTCTTGCTTTTGTACAATATTCTCTTCCCTCCAGATGACAAATCATCATTACAAATGATGCCACAAAGATCATCTTTGTTGGTAGTAGTAGTTGGTAGTAAACATAGTTAAacacaaataaactttcttcaagCACATCGGTAAAATTTTCAACAACGACTTTCTGTCGCCTTGTTAAGGATCAATGATGACATTAATCCACTGCAATATCCAACATGAAGGCAAAATCTTACATAGCCAGATTAACATTACTTTGCTCCTTATAACTTTCTGTAGAGTTTGATCTTACGTGTGTACCAATTTAAATAACATTCTGTGAGCCTCCCTCTGAATAAGGGCTCAAATTTCAGGGCAGGTATATTTTTCTACAAGCAAGAGTTTTTTATGGACTCTCTGTTCCATATATACATACAGTcacacattcatacatatacaatagAGAGGGTTGGGCCCACAGCTGAATCTAGCCGGTTTGACAGTAACTGCTTACCATTGTAAATGCTAATGGACTTTCTTTCTTCAGCTCTTAATGCAGACGTACTTCTCGTTGTTGACTTAAATACTTGGAGTGGAAAAGTATAAAACTCACAAAAACCATAACTTTCctttggtgctgaatgctatatacacacatacatgtacctatctAATAATACCACTACAGTATACCTCTTGATGACTGCATCATTTTGTACACAGAGTTAATTTCTTGTAAATGCATCAAAGTTCAGTGCATCGTGAACTCAAAAACCTTCTTGTCTATTCGCAACAAGtacatattatacattgtacagttacTATATTATGATGTGTCAGAATTGACTATTCTGTCTGACTGTAGCGCCCTTGCCAAGTTGTCAAAGGTGGTATTCAACTGGCTGCTTGTAAAGGTGCCaatgtaactgttactgtacagtatgtgacaaTAGCGCTATCACAAACTCAAGACCATTGCGAACACTGCATTTTTCCGCTGACTGCAGAATTTGATCACCATGAGATtacttgcatttacagtaccatcaTATACactatgtaatacatgtatgtgactgtatatacactatacagtacAGTACCATACATGGTACATTTGATGTATCTAAAAGTATGTTTCACTTCTAATAACCCCTGAATGCACCAGTGAATATTACCCATACAAGAATGACTTTGTGTTCCATGTCTTACACTCTGTGATATGTTTAACACTAGATAATAAGTACAAAATTTATTAACTGAGGAAAGCAGTACTGGAATATTTAGGGTAAGAAGTACTTTGGTGTGTCCATGTGGTAGTGATGATCTTTGGAGTAGGAGTGGCCGCGGAAAAATGACCCAAACCTGCAACAGCGGACAAAGTTTGTGTCATCGTGTGTTGATCATAGATCCGAAATACACGTAACGTACTGCAATCACACAAAATGCATTCAAACTGTTGTATCAGGAATTTTTTCTGCCCACTTCTATTATTATATTAGACAAACCCATTCATTAATGCTGTGGTGATTGaattaacacaaaaaaacattaaaaaaaaacatacaggcccctgctttgcctattgattGAGTCAGCTAATTGAGCTTGCCTAtaaagcttgatgtttctgacttatggagaagagatgctgctacagagAACGTTAGTTCAGTACCCAGAAGTGGTCTGTGTGGCCTTGCACAGAGCAAACTAAAATCATTATACAAGTAATGGTACTTAAGTGCAGCACCACTGTGTCCATGTCTTTgttcatacatttttatttaaaaaaagaattaaaaacaaaacaaaaacgcctaaaaagaGGTCCAAAACAACCCTGATCCAgacctctgcatggagagtaaTGAGAACAAGGAAAAGGAAAGTCATGACGACCAACAAGGCCTGACCTGTCCGTGAACAGGACCTGCGGCTCCACCTCTGCAGGATCGGTCGTCAGCCTCCCGTTGTCATGGTAACTCTGTGGGTCGTGAGGGATCCTGAACTTGGCCATCTGCACCTCCGTGTCGCTCAGGCCTCCGTGGGACACCCGGGCATAACCCAGCCTGGTCAGCTTCTTATACATGATGTACTCACACCACCGGTCCCGGTCAGTCGAGTCTATGTCCTGTAGAGCATTCATAGATGTATCTTATTACATTACTCACACCACCGGTCTCTGTCAGTCGAGTCAATGTCCTGTAGAGCATTCATAGATGTATCTTATTACATCATACCATAAGCTTCTTATACATGATGTACTCACACCACCGGTCCCGGTCAGTCGAGTCTATGTCCTGGAAAATGTTCATAGACTTATCATATCATACTATAAATAAGGCAGCTGAAATATCAGTCATCTACAGGACAAGCACCAGCATGATGTAAAATAGCAAGTCCACATGAAAATTGACGTAATTCTGATATGTAGTCAAGGTCTTGAACAACTATGTACCAAAAAAGTGATGTAtactatgattttttttgtgtacattttggaTTCTCATATTTTCTTCTGTGTGTGAAAATGTTAAGATAaggcaagttttttttctaagcTATGATGTAATGAATcttgcaattcagccttttAGTTGCAAAAAGGGTTCAATTACTAAATAAAACAGTCACAGGAAATAGTGCTGCTTTCAGAGCTGAAGAAACCATGGCGGATGCCTGGTGAATGCTTTTcatcacaagtatttttcattGTGAGTACCAGTTTAACTTTCATATTCCTGTGCTGCTATATGCATGTCCCGAATACTATGaagtattgtatgtacatataacAACAAACTTCCACCCCATGTTTTGTCATTCATTGAAAACCAGTAAAATTGAACTGTACCTTCATCCCACCATTGTTGAGTAGTTTTCTGTAGTCCCTACTTCCAGGTGATGATGTCACATAACCCAGGAACACTACAGGGTTTCCACTGGGGGGGGCAGAAAGGGGAGAGTTGTCAGTGTCACAGCATCATTACAGCACTTTGACAATGACAGTTTACACAACACAAGGACTTCTAGTAGTAtatagctgttgccatacattgtatcatgtacaattgttgtgcaataaagttcttctatatcACATTGACACTATGTCAGTAGTATTAATGATGAAAGTGTAACTTgagaacaaaggacaaaacaataaGCAATAAACAAACCTGTTCTTTGCTATTTCTGACAGGAACTCTGCCTGAAGTTTTCTGTCTAGGTtgtctctgaaaaaaaaatcatactatTAGAAATAGTAATGTTCACATGACATATCTAGAACAGTTACTTAGGTATCTGACATGAATATTTatccagagagagagagagatgaccCATTCATTCTACATTAGTTGGAACTCATGAAGAGTTAAACCATACTTGTTATATTGGTAAAAACAAATCTTGTTCTTACACAGAAACCAAATTTGCTCAAGTGGATGCAGTTTTTACTCCTACCGACCTGTCGTTCCCCATGTGCATAGTGAGAAAGTCCACCAGGCTGCCTGAGATGTTGACTGTAGCGCTGATGGCCGGTACCAACTCCCCGTGGGgggagggttagggttagtatTTTTACTGACCTGTCGTTCCCCATGTGCGTAGTGAGAAAGTCCACCAGGCTGATGTTGACTGTGGCAATGATGGCCGGTACCAACTCCCCGTGGGGGGGAGGGTTAGGGTAAGTATTTTTACTGACCTGTCGTTCCCCATGTGCATAGTGAGAAAGTCCACCAGGCTGCCGGAGATGTTGACTGTAGCACTGATGGCCGGTGCCAACTCACCGTGGGGGGAGGGTCAGGGTTAGTATTTTTACTGACCTGTCGTTCCCCATGTGTGTAGTGAGAAAGTCCACCAGGCTGCCGGAGATGTTGACTGTAGCACTGATGGCCGGTACCAACTCCCCGTGGGGGGAGGGTTAGGGTAAGTATTTTTACTGACCTGTCGTTCCCCATGTGCGTAGTGAGAAAGTCCACCAGGCTGCCTGAGATGTTGATTGTAGCACTGACGGCCGGTGCCAACTCCCCGTGGGgggagggttagggttagtatTTTTACTGACCTGTCGTTCCCCATGTGCATAGTGAGAAAGTCCACCAGGCTGCCGGAGATGTTGACTGTAGTGCTGATGGCCGGTACCAACTCCCCGTGCGGGGAGGGTTAGGGTAAGTATTTTTGCTGACCTGTCCTGTCGTTCCCCATGTGCGTAGTGAGAAAGTCCACCAGGCTGCCTGAGATGTTGATTGTAGCACTGACGGCCGGTGCCAACTCCCCGTGGGgggagggttagggttagtatTTTTACTGACCTGTCGTTCCCCATGTGCATAGTGAGAAAGTCCACCAGGCTGCCGGAGATGTTGACTGTAGTGCTGATGGCCGGTACCAACTCCCCGTGCGGGGAGGGTTAGGGTAAGTATTTTTGCTGACCTGTCGTTCCCCATGTGTGTAGTGAGAAAGTCCACCAGGCTGCCTGAGATGTTGACTGTAGCGCTGATGGCCGGTACCAACTCCCCGTGCGGGGAGGTTAGGGTTAGTATTTTTACTGGAtgtcggacacttcggcccTTTACTAACTCGGCCCTAGCAATTTCTGGTCGACTCGGACCTACACCCTGGTCAAGTCGGCCCTACGTAAAAACTCCAGTCAGCACCTTGCATAGATCTGAACTTGAATTATATCATCAGAATATAACTTTactgacaaaaagacaaaatgtttgCCCCGTCATGTTGGACATTTTTACTGTGGGTGTAACCACTATATCGGGGCGAGGGGTGTTCCAAGAATCGTCAGTGACTAATCACTTTTAAAACGTCCCTGTTCACTTACTATCATAGTGAAATTATTAAGCAAAGTTCATTGATAGTTTGTGGTTTTAGCAACACCATATAACACCCGATGTCTATCTAACGTTAGAATACATGAAGGTTAATAAAAGAAAATTACCGAACTGGTGAGAACATGGACTAGTCTGATGTGCCGTCTTTATTTGCGCCAATATATATGTCCGCGACAAGCGTAAACTAAACGTCTATGAACTCCAGCACAAGCCTGGCGTATTcctaaaattttatttttaagtagaccagggtgttgggcttAGGGCCGAGTTGACCAAAGTATAGGGCCGAGTTGGTAGGGCCGAGTCGGTAAAGGTCCGAATCGTCCTGATTCCTTTTTACTGACCTGTCCTTCCCCATGTGCGTAGTGAGAAAGTCCACCAGGCTGCCTGAGATGTTGACTGTAGCGCTGATGGCCGGTACCAACTCCCCGTGCGgggagggttagggttagtatTTTTACTGACCTGTCGTTCCCCATGTGCGTAGTGAGAAAGTCCACCAGGCTGCCTGAGATGTTGACTGTAGCGCTGATGGCCGGTACCAACTCGCCGTGCGgggagggttagggttagggttagtatTTTTACTGACCTGTCGTTCCCCATGTGCGTAGTGAGAAAGTCCACCAGGCTGATGTTGACTATAGCGCTGATGGCCGGTACCAACTCCCCGTGCGGGGGGAGGGTTATGGTTAGTATTTTTACTGACCTGTCGTTCCCCATGTGCGTAGTGAGAAAGTCCACCAGGCTGATGTTGACTATAGCGCTGATGGCCGGTACCAACTCCCCGTGCGGGGAGGTTAGGGTTAGTATTTTTACTGACCTGTCGTTCCCCATGTGCGTAGTGAGAAAGTCCACCAGGCTGCCGGAGATGTTGACTGTAGCACTGATGGCCGGTACCAACTCCCCGTGCGGGGAGGTTAGGGTTAGTATTTTTACTGACCTGTCGTTCCCCATGTGCGTAGTGAGAAAGTCCACCAGGCTGCCTGAGATGTTGACTGTAGCGCTGATGGCCGGTGCCAACTCGCCGTGCGGGAGGGGGGGGTTGTTAGGGTTAGTATTTTTACTGACCTGTCGTTCCCCATGTGCGTAGTGAGAAAGTCCACCAGGCTGCCTGAGATGTTGATTGTAGCGCTGATGGCCGGCGCCAACTCACCATGCGGGGAGGGCAGCATGTGGTGGTGCGACCTCACAATGGGGTACTTGGATAGGAGCAGGTTCCTGTACAGGGGGTGGTGGGTGGGCAGTAGGGTGGGAAAACTGGTTAAAAATCAGTCCGAAGGTCTTTGGTGCATTGGCAAATTCAACACTGAAGGATTTCCAGTTCAAAATCATTAGGTCTACAATGTACTTGCTCACTCATTATCCGGTGGTTTGTCTGGTGGTAAACTTTTCCCTTAAGGGAAAGGGTTAGTCCACCAATTTGGGGGTAAGTCCGACTTTTTGTACGTGGAGAGTCAAAGTTCCAACTTTTGAACCGGAGGAAACCCTCCCCCCCCCANNNNNNNNNNNNNNNNNNNNNNNNNNNNNNNNNNNNNNNNNNNNNNNNNNNNNNNNNNNNNNNNNNNNNNNNNNNNNNNNNNNNNNNNNNNNNNNNNNNNNNNNNNNNNNNNNNNNNNNNNNNNNNNNNNNNNNNNNNNNNNNNNNNNNNNNNNNNNNNNNNNNNNNNNNNNNNNNNNNNNNNNNNNNNNNNNNNNNNNNNNNNNNNNNNNNNNNNNNNNNNNNNNNNNAGAGCCCCACAGTAAGAACAATGTCCTGCTCACCCCCATGTGTGGTCCCGTGTGGACACCCCGAAGTCGGTGTGCATGTCGAGCCGCTCCCCCAGCCACATGGCCAGGTCGTTATTTCCCAGGTACGGCTTCGAGGCATCACTCTCCAGTAACGTGATCACGTCAGCTCCTGGGGGTCAAGGTTACATGGATCATGCTTCTGTCTTAAACAGAGACTTTATCTTTTCATCTTACTTCATATCAAGAAGCCTACAAATCTAACGTTAGACCAGGCTTGGCTCCAGCTTCAGTAGTTGTGTTCCACTCAttgttgtggggaggggggggtgcCATTTGCAGGTTTTATATGCCAATAAACATGGTGGAGGtgcaaaagaaaagacaaaatttgattCCATTGGAATTCCTAGCCCCCATATTGTTAATTgtcttataatatatatatagctgcCATTCTAATCTTACAAAAGTGTGAACCTCTACACTAAAGGAGCTGACTaagtttgctgttgttacaatgaAGAAGACAGAAGCATATCTGTACCCGTTTCCTCCAGCATCCTGGCGGCCCTCTCGAAGCTGGGCCAGCCGCGGTTGTCGTACCCAAAGTGGAACGTCCAGATCAGACTGGTGAACTCCTTAGGGTCAGTCTGGGGGGAAAGCACAGGTGAAATCTGTCAGCTACAATTAAACATGGCTAACATTCAAAATCTACAGATGGAAGTTCAGCTACCAGAAAAGTGTccttaggccacaacaatttaatttcttggttcacggattttttcataaaaaatatggagcgagagggcgaaataaaaataaaaattgtaaaatggttggggtaaagttaagggctaatccaaaacataaagaataaaaagttttcagcttgaaaaaagtacaaaaacactattactgtacagtaacagcacatgtcagtttttatgtaaaggccaatttgctacaccagaaagttggtgaatggtttcattaatggtgaaaatttgctgagtggtaatttttattttattttccaaaaaataggagcgagcgaatccgtgaaccaagaaattaaattggtgtggccttaggatcAGTCTGAAACAGATAAAAACTGTCAGGCTGTAGTCTGACACTTCTTGGACTACCAGCTGAATCATGGCAGGTAGGTAAAGCTGTGACTCGCAATGTCACTGACAAATCAAATTCAAAGATGGACGTTCAAATTACTTCCCATGGCCAGCATCTAAACCTGTAAACTCTCTTAGGGGTTTGTAAATACGTGTGGTTTTATTGAACAGCAGAGGAATGGCTCTCTGATGTGCAAATGTTAAAATACTTccagtaagtcttaccttagCTGGGTGGTTGAAAGGTTGTGGGTTGTGTCTCCACACAAATCCTCCCAGGCCTCCGATCACAATTATGGACAGAACTGGAGTAAACAGAGACAAGTAGAGCATTGTAATGTGAAGTATATTATCTGTGAAGGAAGTAATGGGCTGTATATATCACTGCAGAGCTGTACTGATGACTCTCTGGATCATGAGCTGgatcttcagcaccaaggacagggacagttaGCCAACTCtgaaccagggctctagccagcgtccgtttttccatcaattgacagaaatttgctgcgtgtgacggaaaacttttaaaaccaatccgtcaaccttgacggacaaaaatccttggtggaagctacaggcggcttggggacgccgtccacggccgtaaaagccacacactgtttgttttgctattgttattattgttgacgaagtgtgtcggtgccctttcacatacaataatctcattaaaaacccgtttttcacgGTCTCAGTTctgtctctctaactcctggaatagtgttttcgcgacaatggaaattggctgacggaaaaaaaatttgagctggctagagccctgctctgAACTAGCCAACTAGGAACTGGAATGGCTGGTTCACTATTGCTGTGATCTGACACCATTGAAAACATCAGCTGTGTATAACTGTTTAGCTGCTCATGAGTATAGGGAACTAAAACATCTGTTTTAATATGTATGGCTGTATTTAAACtaatttaactgtaatatccaacacaaaaattggactcacccaaattttcgactgaacagcaccagtctttgtcaaggaatgaacaaccACGTCCCTACCcagaaaatttgggtgagtccaatttttgtgttggatattacagttcaactagatAGTagaataatgacttctaccaacacagatgaactttcaagttatgcaTGCCTGTTGTTTAGCACCAAGATCAGGACAGACATCAGATGTGCAGTGTCAGAGTTAGGACTACTGTACTTAGAGTGCATAATGTACAaaagtccttaggacaggatctgttcattgtgcttgttgaaaagaactACCGGTAGGGGACTTTCCCcatacaatgaacctgtaaatactgtacaagcatctgtcttctctgtcaccacCAATAGAAGAAttgctcttcagtgagctaaaactggttcaagatcacttCCATTTGTTTTGTTACTTACAAGGTCCGACAAACTTCTTGAAGAGGTTGTGTGGTCCAGCAGAGTCGATGTTGAGGAAGGCGAGGCTGGAGCCGTGAGTCCTGGTGAGGTGCATGGCGGCGCCCACACACAGCACGGAGATGGCCAGCAGGATGTACGTTCTCTCTCTGTAACATGCAGgaattatatatttatattataCTGAAATCTGCCATATTCTCATGTAACATACAGGAAAACTCTGCTAAGATTTGCTGTGCTGTGttaacatgtaacaaacagtAGGTCCCACACACAGCGCAGTCATGGCCAGCAGGATGTACGTTCTCTCTCTGTAACATGCAGGAATACTCTGCTAAGATTTGCTGTGCTGTattaacatgtaacaaacagAAGGTCCCGCACACAGCACAGTCATGGCCAGCAGGACGTACGTTCTCTCTCTGTAACATGCAGGAATACTCTGCTAAGATTTGCTGTGCTGTattaacatgtaacaaacagtAGGTCCCACACACAGCACAGAGATGGCCAGCAGGATGTACGTTCTCTCTCTGTAACATACAGGAAAACTCTGCTAAGATTTGCTGTGCTGTattaacatgtaacaaacagtAGGTCCCACACACAGCACATTCATGGCCAGCAGGATGTACGTTCTCTCTCTGTAACATGCAGGAATACTCTGCTAAGATTTGCTGTGCTGTattaacatgtaacaaacagtAGGTCCCACACACAGCACGGAGATGGCCAGCAGGATGTACGTTCTCTCTCTGTAACATACAGgaattatatatttatattataCTGAAATCTGCCATATTCTCATGTAACATACAGGAAAACTCTGCTAAGATTTGCTGTGCTGTattaacatgtaacaaacagtAGGTCCCACACACAGCACGGAGATGGCCAGCAGGATGTATGTTCTCTCTCTGTAACATACAGgaattatatatttatattataCTGAAATCTGCCATATTCTCATGTAACATACAGGAAAACTCTGCTAAGATTTGCTGTGCTGTattaacatgtaacaaacagtAGGTCCCACACACAGCACGGAGATGGCCAGCAGGATGTACGTTCTCTCTCTGTAACATAAGGAATACTCTGTTAAGATTTGCTGTGCTGTattaacatgtaacaaacagtAGGTCCCGCACACAGCACGGAGATGGCCAGCAGGATGTACGTTCTCTCCCTGTAACATGCAGGAATACTCTGCTAAGATTTGCTGTGCTTTattaacatgtaacaaacagtAGGTCCCACACACAGC contains the following coding sequences:
- the LOC118420111 gene encoding LOW QUALITY PROTEIN: PGAP2-interacting protein-like (The sequence of the model RefSeq protein was modified relative to this genomic sequence to represent the inferred CDS: inserted 1 base in 1 codon); its protein translation is MAPRAEGAADGRTKKPKTPAVPDGTAMVRGLLAETVLGFIFWSLLHGFGPMIWFYPLNELEISGYEAFVLAAFTPVLAGVGAVFSALQTRWGLALLRAVMVGXCASFQAPSTLSRLVVLAMGNAAAMLVFVGTLWNKSAFQRPFNNYENPGKEEKAQRPSWILVSLGFGSLLFLTQAIYGEVSVVSRWVVTGYPDPGPAPNPWGSLVLLGLANGMLLSSSDWLTGNPLWFLVGGVGGAAAIQFLPTYQGFLGGVLLAVYTMSIWPQMSDRLVLCPPARTMVLTLAVYLVQMFGMVWCTAYNFVPLGEYTRERTYILLAISVLCVGAAMHLTRTHGSSLAFLNIDSAGPHNLFKKFVGPFLSIIVIGGLGGFVWRHNPQPFNHPAKTDPKEFTSLIWTFHFGYDNRGWPSFERAARMLEETGADVITLLESDASKPYLGNNDLAMWLGERLDMHTDFGVSTRDHTWGNLLLSKYPIVRSHHHMLPSPHGELAPAISATINISGSLVDFLTTHMGNDRDNLDRKLQAEFLSEIAKNSGNPVVFLGYVTSSPGSRDYRKLLNNGGMKDIDSTDRDRWCEYIMYKKLTRLGYARVSHGGLSDTEVQMAKFRIPHDPQSYHDNGRLTTDPAEVEPQVLFTDRFGSFFRGHSYSKDHHYHMDTPKYFLP